Sequence from the Aromatoleum petrolei genome:
GGAGATTCTGCTGGAAGCCTGAGAACAGCACGTCCGGGCCCGCCTTGCGGCCGGTGTCGATGGCGCGGCAGGTGTTGAGCACGCCCAGCGACAGGACCGGCGTCAGCAGCGACGCGATAATCTGTCCGATGAAGGGCACGACGCTGACGAGGATCAGCAGCAGCAGGTAGCCGAAGGACGCGAAGGTGAGCAGCGCGGGATTGCGCCGCCACAGCTGCAGGCCTTCGCCGAGCCAGGCAAAGCCGCGCCCGGCCGGAAGTTGTCGTGCTTGCATGCGCTTACTCGGCAGGGGTGTCGGTGGGGCCGGGCAGCGCGGGTGTCGGCTGCGGGGCATGGGGAGCGAAGGTGTCCTGCCAGGCCGCATACAGTGCGCCGGCCAGCACTGGGACGAGCACCAGGACGCCCAGCGCGAACGGCAGCATGGCGATCCAGGTGAGCAGGTAGAGCACGAAGCCGAGGACGATGAAACTGGCGAGATTGGAAACGCAGGCGCGCAGCGAGAGCCTCATCGCGTCGAGCGGTGACACGTTCTGCAGCACCACCAGCGGTGGGGCGAACCAAAGCGCCATCAGCAGCAGGATCAGCAGGACGGGCCATAGCGCCGCCGAGAGCAGGGCGACGCCGCTGGCCAGCCCGATGCTGCCGAGCAGGCCCACCAGCATGCCGGTTACCGCGGCGCTGCTGCCGACCAGAACCGCGACCAGCGCGGCGGCGAGTCCGCCGAGCACGTAGAAGAAGCCGACCATCAGCAGGTTGCCTGAATGGCGGCGCGCGCCTTCGAACAGGTGGGCGACGCGCAGCGGTTCGCCTTGGTGCTGTGCATGCACGCCGGTGACCATGCCGGCGACGAGCATCGGGAACACGAGCTGCAGGACCAGCGGGGCGAGCAGCGGGCCGAAGGTGGGGATGAAGCCCACTGCGGCAGCAAGCGCGAACAGCACCGCGATCAGCGCCAGGGTCAGGATCACCCAGGTGCCGGGATTGACGATGAAGGTCTTCCAGCCCGCGGCGATCCATCGCAGCGTGTCCGCTGGCGTGACGTGCCCGGGCGGGGGGAGGGGGTGCCGGCGGTGAGACGCGCCGTGATCGGTCGTGTGCGGATCGTTCATCGTTCAGAGCGGCAGCGGTGGCGTTCCAGCGATGCGCAGGCGCAGTATGTCGCGGTATTCGGCGGGCGGCTTTACCAGCACCATCTCGCCCGGTTTGGGCAGGTGGTAATCCTCGGCGCGCGACAGCCAGAAGCGCAGCGCCGCGGCGCGCAACATGGCGGGCCAGTTCGCGCGTTCGGCGTCCGTGAAGGGGCGCTCGGCGTGGTAGGCGGAGAGCAGCGCGGCGGTGCGTTGCGCATCGAGTTCGCCGTCCTCGGTCGTGCACCAGTCGTTCACGGTCACCGCGACGTCGAAGAGCAGCGCGTCGTGGCCGGCGAAGTAGAAGTCGATCACGCCGCCGATGAAGTCGCCATCCCACAGCACGTTGTCGCGGAAGAGGTCGGCGTGGATCACGCCGCGCGGCAGGTGGCCGTAGTTCGCCGCGGCCTGGAAGGCGAGTTCCGCATCCAGCAGGGCCTGCTCGTCTTCCGGCAGGAAGGGGCGCACGCGTGCGGCGGCGGCCGTGCGCCATGCCGCGCCGCGCGGGTTTTCCTGGCGTCTCCCGTACGACAGGCCGGCCAGATGCAGGCCCGCGAGCATTGCGCCGACGCGCTCGCAGTGGCGTTCGCCGGGGGCCATCTCGGACTTGCCCGACAGGCGCATGACCAGCGCCGCGGGGCGCTCGGACAGCGTGCCGAGGTATTCGTTGTCGCGGTCGGCGATGGGGGCCGGCACCGGCAGCCCGTGACGTGCAAGGTGGGCCATGAGGTGCAGGAAATAGGGCAGTTCGGCGCGCGGGATGGCCTCGAACAGCGTCAGCACGTAGCGGCCGAGGGTGGTGGTGACGAAGAAGTTGCTGTTCTGCACTCCGGCCGAGATGCCCTGCAGCTCGACGAGGCGGCCGATGGCATAGTGGCCGAGCCAGCGCGACAGCGTCTCGGGGGCGACTGCGGTGAAAACGGACATGGCAGGTTGAAAAGGGTGGGTCAGTGGCCCGCGGGCCGGGATTGCATTACCAGGACTTGATCACCCACATCGGGACGGCGAGCGTCGGCAGCACATCCTGCCGCGTCATCACGCCGTTTCCTTCGTTGTCGATCAGGTAGTAGGGCACGCCGTGCGGCGGCGTGACCTTGATCATGTAGAGCTTGCCGCGGATGCGGTACTCCTGCACGGTGTCCTCGCCGCGCTGGACGATGCGGACTTCGGGATCCAGCGACGGATCGCTCGCCGGCATCGGCGGCGGTTCGGGGATCGGTTCGAGTTTGGGAGTCTGCTGGGCCGCAACCGGGGTTGCGAGGGCCATCAGCAGCACGATCAGGTTGCGGCGCATGGTGCTCTCCTTGGATGGCGCGGATTCTAGCAGGGACCCGCGTTGTGCGTCCGTCATCGGGGGCTATTCACCCGTACGTCGCCGGTCCGGCGTTGCATGCAGGGGAATAACGATCCCTACAGGTTGAGCAGCAGTTCGTGTTCCTCGGGCAGCGGCAGGAAGCCGCGGTGTTCGTAGTGCTTGAAGATCGCCTCGACGACTTCCTCGGGCGTGTCGATCACCTGGATGAGGTCGAGGTCCTCGGGGTTGATCATGCGTTCGGCAACGAGGCGCTCGCGGAACCAGTCGATCATGCCTTTCCAGAACGGGCCGTGCACCAGGATGATCGGGATCTTGCGGCTCTTGCCGGTCTGAATCAGTGTCAGGGCCTCCATCAGCTCGTCCAGCGTGCCAAAGCCGCCCGGCATCACGACGTAGGCCGAGGCGAAGCGCACGAACATGAACTTGCGCGCGAAGAAGTGCTGGAAGGTCTGCGAGATGTCCTGGTAGGGGTTGGAGCTCTGCTCCATTGGCAGCTGGATGTTGAGGCCGATCGAGGGGCTCTTGCCGAAATAGGCGCCCTTGTTGGCCGCTTCCATGATGCCGGGGCCGCCGCCGGAGATCACTGCGAAGCCGGCGTCCGACAACAGGCGGCTGATCTTCTCGGCGAGGATGTAGTACATGTGGTCAGGCGGAATGCGTGCGCTGCCGAAGATCGACACCGCCGGGCGGATCGCGTTGAGGCGTTCGGTCGCCTCGACGAACTCTGCCATAATTCCGAAGATCCGCCACGACTCGCGGGCGTTGAAGCGCGGTGCCATGCTGCTGGGAGCGCTTGGCGGGATTTTTTCTTTCGCGGTCATGTTGTTCTCGTCTTGTCGTCCTGCCGGTCCGTGTGCCGGCTTCGTCTGATTCCGGGTTGTGCCCGGATCCCCGCAAGGAAATTTGTCCGATGCCCGTCCTGTTGCTCGTCGATGGTTCCAGCTATCTGTATCGCGCCTTCCACGCGCTGCCGGATCTGCGCAATTCGAAGGGCGAGCCGACGGGGGCGATTCGGGGTGTGTTGTCGATGCTACGTCGGCTCGAAAGCGACTACAAGGCCGAATTCCGCGCCTGTGTGTTCGACGCCAAGGGAAAGACCTTCCGCGACGACTGGTATCCCGAATACAAGTCGCACCGCCCGCCCATGCCGGATGACCTGCGCGCGCAGATCGAGCCGCTGCACGAGGCCGTCCAGGCCGAAGGCTGGCCGCTGCTGGCGGTCGAGGGCGTCGAGGCCGACGACGTGATCGGCACGCTGACGCGCCTGGCGCTGGAGCGCGGCTGGGAGGTGGTGATCTCCACCGGCGACAAGGATCTGACCCAGCTCGTGCGTCCCGGCGTGAAGTGGGTGAACACGATGAGCGAGGAAGTGCTCGACGAGGCGGGGGTTGCGGCGAAGTTCGGCGTGCCGCCCGAGCGCATCGTCGATTACCTCGCGCTGGTCGGCGATACCGTCGACAACGTGCCAGGCGTGGAGAAGTGCGGCCCGAAGACCGCGGTGAAATGGCTCACCGAATACGGCACGCTCGACAATCTCGTCGCGAACGCCGACAAGGTCGGCGGCAAGGTGGGCGAGAACCTGAGGAAGCACCTCGATTTCCTGCCGCTGGGAAAGAAGCTCGTCACCGTCGTGACCGATGTCGCGCTGACGGTCGGGCTCGATGATCTGCCGGCGCGCGACGACGACAAGGCGGCGCTGCGCGCGCTCTACGAGCGGTTCGAGTTCCGTGGCTGGCTGAGGGATCTGGATGGGGAGGGTGCGGCGGCCGCGCCTGCCGCGGCGGGCGAAGCGGTCGTGAGCGACGATCCCCCTGCGGCGCCGGGGGCGCATCGCGGCGGGTATGCGACGATCCTCGATTGGTCGACTTTCGACGCGTGGGCGGCAAAGCTCGACGGCGCCGCGCTCGTCGCCTTCGATACCGAGACGACCAGTCTGGATCCGATGGCCGCGCGGCTCGTCGGCATGTCCTTCGCGATCGTCGCCGGCGAGGCGGCCTACCTGCCGCTCGCGCACCGCGGGCCCGACGTGCCCAATCAGCTGCCGCTCGCCGAGGTGCTGGCGCGCCTGAAGCCCTGGTTCGAATCGGCTGCGCATGCCAAGCTCGGGCAGAACCTCAAGTACGACGCGCATGTCCTGGCCAATCACGGCATCCGCCTCGCCGGCATCGCGCACGACACGCTGCTCCAGTCCTACGTGCTGGAGAGCGACAAGTCACATGACATGGATTCGCTGGCGAAGCGCCATCTCGGCCTGACGACGATCCCCTATACCGACGTGTGCGGCAAGGGCGCCAAGCAGATCGGTTTCGACGAGGTCGCCATCGACCGCGCCACCGAATACGCCGCCGAGGACGCCGACATCACGCTGCGCCTGCACCGCAAGCTGTGGCCGCAACTCGAAGCGGTGCCGGCGCTGGCGGCGCTGTATCGCGACATCGAGCTGCCGGCGATGCAGGTGCTGCTCGATATGGAACGCACCGGCGTGCTGATCGACGCCTTCCTGCTCGCGCAGCAGAGCGAGGAGCTGGGGCGCCGCCTGATGGAGCTGGAGCGCGAGGCGCACAACCTGGCCGGCCAGCCCTTCAACCTCGCGTCACCGAAGCAGCTGGGTGAGATCCTGTTCGGCAAGCTCGGCCTGCCTGTCGTGAAGAAGACCGCCACCGGCCAGCCCTCGACCGACGAGGAGGTGCTGCAGCAGCTCGCCGACGACTATCCGCTGCCCAAGCTGCTGCTCGAACATCGTGGTTTCGCGAAACTGAAGAGCACCTACGCGGACAAGCTGCCGCGCATGGTCAACCCGAAGACCGGGCGCGTGCATACGAGCTTCTCGCAGGCGGTCGCGGTCACGGGCCGGCTCGCGAGTTCGGATCCCAATCTGCAGAACATCCCGATCCGCACCGCCGAGGGACGGCGCATCCGCGCGGCCTTCATCGCGCCGCGCGATCATCTGATCGTGTCCGCGGACTATTCGCAGATCGAGTTGCGCATCATGGCGCACCTGTCGGGCGACGCGCGCCTGCTGGAAGCCTTCGCGCAGGGCGAGGATGTGCACCGCGCGACCGCCGCCGAGGTCTTCGGTGTGACGCCGGCGGAAGTCACGAGCGAGCAGCGCCGCTACGCCAAGGTGATCAACTTCGGACTCATCTACGGCATGAGCGCGCACGGCCTGGCGAAGAACCTGGGCATCGACCGCGCCGCCGCGCAGGGCTGGATCGACCGCTACTTCGCGCGCTATCCCGGGGTCGCTGCCTACATGGACCGCGTGAAGGCCGAGGCGAAGGAGCGCGGCTACGTCGAGACGGTGTTCGGTCGCCGCCTCTACCTGCCCGAGATCCGCGCCCAGCAGGTGGGTCGCCGTCAGGCCGCCGAACGCGCGGCGATCAATGCGCCGATGCAGGGCACGGCGGCGGACCTGATCAAGAAGGCGATGATCGCCGTGCACGCATGGCTGCCCGCTGCGGGACTGAAATCACGCCTGATCCTGCAGGTGCATGACGAACTGGTGCTGGAGGTGCCGCGCGACGAGCTGGAGCGCGTGCGCGCGGAACTGCCGGCGCAGATGTGCGGCGTCGCCGATCTGGCGGTGCCGCTGCTGGTCGAGGTCGGCGTCGGCGACAACTGGGACGAGGCGCACTGAGGGGCATTCTCAACCCCTCGTCGGCAGCGAGAAACGCCAGGGCGGAGGGAGGGCTGCAGCGCCCGCCCGGCGTTCGCCGAGGTTGATCAGCGGTGATTGACCCAGAAATCCGCGTTGCGGATCGCCAGCTCTTCCAGGCGGAACTCCGGATCCTTGCCTTCCTTCTTCTGCTGCTCGTAGTCGCGCAACGCGATGAGCGCCGGCTTCGGCAGGATTAGGATGGCGATGATGTTGGGCCACGCCAGGATGCCCACGCCGATGTCGCCGAGATCCCATGCTGCGCCGGCGCTGCGTACCGAGTCGTAGGTCACTGCCGCCATCATCACGATGCGAAGCACGAACACCAGTCACGGGCGATGCACTTTGCGCTTGATGCAGGCGAGATTGGTCTCGACGATGCAGTAGTACGCGACCATGGTCGTGACGGCGAAGAACATCAGCGCCAGCGCGAGGAAGCTCGCGGACACCGGGCATCACCGACTCGACCGCGTCCTGCGTGTATGCGTGCCCCATCTCGATGGATCTGGGCAAGCGTCGATTCGATGTAGGCGGTCGATGCACCCAGGAAGGCAGTCATCCACATCCAGAACACCGCACCGGGACCGCCGAAGGTGATCGCGGTCGCCACACCGGCGATGCTGCCGGTGCCCACGCGGCACGACAGCGCCATTGCCAGCGCCCGGAGCGACGACACGCCGGCGTCCGCACTCTTGCGCTGGAACATCAGGCGGATCATCGCGTTGAAGCCGCGGACCTGCATGAAACGGGTGCGGATCGAGAAATGCCGGCCGACGCCGTGGCACATACACGTGCGCCGGGCTCCAGACGTAGCCGTCGATGGCTGAAAGGAGTGCATCCATTGAGTCGTCTTCTTGTGGGATGCGATCTTCCGGTTCCTTGACGGCGCTCTGCCGTTCCCCAGGGTGTGGAGGGGGTGTGCGTCGGCGTCGGTAAGTCGCGGCAGATGGAAATCGCGAGGCGCGATGATAAGGAATGTGTTACACGTCCGGACGATAGTCCTGTGAGTGCCCCCTGTGGGAGGGTATACTTCAAAGATTTTTCGCGATGAATGCGCCGACGTATCTTCAGGTGTCAGCGCGACGACTATATTGAGGCTTCACCCTTGGCTCTGACCATTCTCGGCCTGTCCGGCGCCCTGACGCACGACCCCTCCGCCGCCCTGTATGTCGGCGGCAAGCTCGTCGCTGCGGCGGAAGAAGAGCGCTTCGTTCGCGACAAGCACGCCAAGAACCGCATGCCCTACGAGGCGGCAAAATTCTGTCTCGACTTTGCCGGCATCAAGCCGAAGGACGTCAATGCGGTCGCGATCCCGTTCGCGCCGATCAGCATCATGGAGCCGGCGCGCTGGCACTACGCGAAGCGCTACTGGTACGCTCCGGACCGCGGCCTTGATGCGATCCTGACCGGCAATCGGCGCTTCCATCGCTACAAGAAACGCATCGAATGGTGCCTCGCGCAGCTCGGCTTCGACGTCAGAAAGACCGAGATCGTGCCGGTCGAGCACCACCTCGCGCACGCGTCGAGTGCTTACCATTGCTCCGGCTTCACCGAGAAGACCGCGATCCTCGGCATCGACGGCAAGGGCGAGTACGCGACGACCTTCTTCGGTTACGGCGAGAACGGCAGGATCCACAAGATCAAGGAGTTCTACGATCCCGATTCGCTCGGCGGCCTGTATGGCGCGATCACCGAGTACCTCGGCTTCGAGATGCTCGACGGTGAATACAAGGTCATGGGCATGGCGCCCTATGGCGACCCGGACAAGTACGACTTCTCGCGCCTGGCGAAATTCGAGAACGGCGAACTCGTCGTCGATACCGACTACGCCAACGTGATCGGCTTCCGCCGCTACAAGGAAAACGGCAAGGGCTACTACTTTTCACCCAAGCTGATCGACTGGCTGGGGCCCAAGCGCGCCGGCGACATCGCCGACGAGCCCTACATCCACTACGCCGCGAGCATGCAGAAGCTGTTCGAGGACTTGTCGCTCAAGATGATCGACCACTACCTCGGCGACATCCTGCGCGACACCGGGCGCTTGGCGTTCGCGGGCGGCGGCGCGCTCAACGTCAAGCTCAACCAGAAGATCATCGCGCGCCCCGACTTGCGCGAGCTCTTCGTGCAGCCGGCCTCGGGCGACTCCGGCACGGCGGTCGGTGCGGCAGCCTACGTCTCGGTCGCGCGCGGCGTGCCGGTGGAGAAGATGGAGCACGTCTATCTCGGGCCGTGCTATACGAACGAGGACGTCATCGCCGCCTGCGCGAAGCATCCGGCGCAGCCGGCTTGGCAGAAGATCGACGACATGCCCGCACGCATCGCGCAGATCCTCGCCGACGGCAACCCCGTGGCGTGGTTCCAGGGGCGCATGGAGTTCGGCCCGCGCGCGCTCGGCGGACGTTCCATTCTCGGCTGCCCGAGCGCGGCAGGCGTGGCCGACCGCATCAACGAGCAGATCAAGTTCCGCGAGCGCTGGCGCCCCTTCTGCCCCAGCATGCTCGACACCGTCGGTCCGCAGATGCTGCAGACCGACCACCCCGCGCCCTTCATGACCTTCACCTTCGAGGTCGCGGAGGAGTGGAAGGCGCGCGTGCCCGAGGTCGTGCATGAGGACGGCACCTCGCGCGCCCAGGTTCTCAAGCGCGAGTACAACCCGCGCTACTACGAGCTGATGTTGGAGCTCGAGAAGCTCACGGGTAACGGCGTCGTGCTCAACACCTCGCTCAACCGCCGCGGCGAACCGATGATCTGCTCGCCGACCGATGCACTCAACATGTTCTTCGGTTCCGACCTGCAGTACCTCATCATGGAGGACGTGCTGGTCGTGAAGAACGGTGCAGCCCTTGGCTGAGCGCCGCATCCTGCAGTTCTGCCACTGCCACTACGGGCCGTTCGGCGACGTCGCGCGTCAGTACGCAGTGCTATTCAAGGATTCGCCGTACAAGGTCACGACGGTGTACCTGACGGATCCGCCCAGCGATGAAGTGACCGCGCTGTCGGCGTCGGACGAGGTGATCTATTTCGACTACGACGGTGCCGACGTGCGCGGCCTCAAGCTCGACGCGATGCATCGCTTGCGCGGGATCATCGCCAGGCGGGAGTTCGCACTGATTCTCGCGCACCGATTCAAACCAATCCACATTTCCTGCTGGGCCACCGGTTTGCCGGTGATTGGCGTGCATCACGCCTTTGGCGATTACGAGCGGCTCACGCACAAGCTCTTCGCGCGTTGGTTCGGCAAGCGCCTGGGCCTGCTCGGCGTGTCGGACGCGATCCGTGACGACATCCGCCGTGGGGTGCCGTCGTGGGCCCCCGATCGCATCGAGACGCTGCACAACCGCATCGACGTCGATGCGGTACGTGCCGACGTGCTGCCGCGCGACGCTGCGCGCGAGTTGCTGGGGCTGCCGTGTGACGCCTTCGTTGTCGGCAACGTCGGGCGTCTTCACCCGGACAAGGACCAGGCGACATTGCTGCGGGGCTTTGCTCGTGCCCTGCCGGAGATGCCGGGCGATGCGCTGCTGGCAATCCTCGGCAAGGGGCGGCTCGAGGGCGACCTGCGCAGGCTCGCCGCCGAACTGGGCATCGCCGCGCGGGTGCGTTTCCTCGGGCAGGTGCCGAATGCCCGCCGCGCCTTTTCGGCCTTCGACCTGTTCGCCCTCAGTTCCGACCATGAGCCCTTCGGCATGGTGCTGCTCGAGGCCATGGCCGCCCGCGTGCCGGTGGTCGCCACCGACTGCGGCGGGGCGCCGGAAGTCGTCGGCGATGCCGGTGAGCTGTTCCCGCTGGGCGACGCGGCGGCCCTTGCCGGCCTGATCGTCAAGGCAGCGCGCAGACCCGCCGCCGAGCGTGAGCTGTTCGTCGAGCGGGGCATCGCGCGCCTTTTCAAGCATTTCTCCGACGAGGCAGCGCGGCGCCGCTTCTTCACGCTACCTATGGTCCGGGCGGTGCTCGGTGAAGCTGAGTGGCTACGATGAGCGTGCAGCTGCCGTCGATCTGCTTCGTTGTGCCGTATTTCGGCCGCTGGCCGTTCTGGATGCCATTCTTCGTCGAGAGCTGCCGCGCCAACCCGACTCTGGACTGGCTGATCTTCTCCGACTGTGGTCCGATCCCTGACTGTCCGCCCAATGTGCGCGTCGTCGAGACCGCCTACGAGGACTACTGCGCCCGCGTTGCGCACGCCCTCGGGATCCCCTTTGCGCCGCAGAACCCCTACAAGCTGTGCGACGTGAAGCCGGCTTTCGGCTACATCCATGCCGAGGAGCTGCGCGGCTACGATTTTTGGGCCTTTGGCGACTTGGACCTCGTGTGGGGCGACCTTCGGGCGTATTTCACCGCGGAGCGTCTCGCGAGCAAGGACCTTTTTGCGACCCACGCGCGGCGCGTGTCGGGCCACTGCTGCCTAGTGAGGAACACCAAGGATCTGCGCGAGCTCTTCTTCCGCATGCGGGATTGGCAGCGACGCATGAGCGACCCAACGCATCACGCGCTCGACGAAGGCGCCTTCAGCCGGATCTTCATCCGTTACAAGAACCTGCCTGATCGCGTCGCGCATCTGCCGCGCCTGCTCAATGCGTGGTACCGGCGCGCGGAGTTCGTGGAGGCATTCAGCACGCCCGGGGCAAAGGTCGCATGGGTTGACGGCGGCTTCGATTTTCCTCAGCGCTGGTTCTGGGAGCGCGGCCGCCTGAGCAACGATCGCGACGGCGACCGCATCTTTCCCTACCTGCATTTCGTCGTCTGGAAGAAGCATGCGTGGAAGAGCCTGCCGGTGCCGGACAGCACCTCGCTTGCCGCGCTCGCCGCCTCGGGTCGATGGGCCGTCGATGCGGGGGGCTTTCACCCGCTCGGCGAGGGCGCGGCATGAAGATCCTGCTGCTAGTCCAGAAGGAGCAGCGCGTGATCCTCGACCGCCT
This genomic interval carries:
- a CDS encoding BPSS1780 family membrane protein, producing the protein MNDPHTTDHGASHRRHPLPPPGHVTPADTLRWIAAGWKTFIVNPGTWVILTLALIAVLFALAAAVGFIPTFGPLLAPLVLQLVFPMLVAGMVTGVHAQHQGEPLRVAHLFEGARRHSGNLLMVGFFYVLGGLAAALVAVLVGSSAAVTGMLVGLLGSIGLASGVALLSAALWPVLLILLLMALWFAPPLVVLQNVSPLDAMRLSLRACVSNLASFIVLGFVLYLLTWIAMLPFALGVLVLVPVLAGALYAAWQDTFAPHAPQPTPALPGPTDTPAE
- a CDS encoding homoserine kinase: MSVFTAVAPETLSRWLGHYAIGRLVELQGISAGVQNSNFFVTTTLGRYVLTLFEAIPRAELPYFLHLMAHLARHGLPVPAPIADRDNEYLGTLSERPAALVMRLSGKSEMAPGERHCERVGAMLAGLHLAGLSYGRRQENPRGAAWRTAAAARVRPFLPEDEQALLDAELAFQAAANYGHLPRGVIHADLFRDNVLWDGDFIGGVIDFYFAGHDALLFDVAVTVNDWCTTEDGELDAQRTAALLSAYHAERPFTDAERANWPAMLRAAALRFWLSRAEDYHLPKPGEMVLVKPPAEYRDILRLRIAGTPPLPL
- a CDS encoding DUF2782 domain-containing protein; its protein translation is MRRNLIVLLMALATPVAAQQTPKLEPIPEPPPMPASDPSLDPEVRIVQRGEDTVQEYRIRGKLYMIKVTPPHGVPYYLIDNEGNGVMTRQDVLPTLAVPMWVIKSW
- a CDS encoding TIGR00730 family Rossman fold protein, which gives rise to MTAKEKIPPSAPSSMAPRFNARESWRIFGIMAEFVEATERLNAIRPAVSIFGSARIPPDHMYYILAEKISRLLSDAGFAVISGGGPGIMEAANKGAYFGKSPSIGLNIQLPMEQSSNPYQDISQTFQHFFARKFMFVRFASAYVVMPGGFGTLDELMEALTLIQTGKSRKIPIILVHGPFWKGMIDWFRERLVAERMINPEDLDLIQVIDTPEEVVEAIFKHYEHRGFLPLPEEHELLLNL
- the polA gene encoding DNA polymerase I; translation: MPVLLLVDGSSYLYRAFHALPDLRNSKGEPTGAIRGVLSMLRRLESDYKAEFRACVFDAKGKTFRDDWYPEYKSHRPPMPDDLRAQIEPLHEAVQAEGWPLLAVEGVEADDVIGTLTRLALERGWEVVISTGDKDLTQLVRPGVKWVNTMSEEVLDEAGVAAKFGVPPERIVDYLALVGDTVDNVPGVEKCGPKTAVKWLTEYGTLDNLVANADKVGGKVGENLRKHLDFLPLGKKLVTVVTDVALTVGLDDLPARDDDKAALRALYERFEFRGWLRDLDGEGAAAAPAAAGEAVVSDDPPAAPGAHRGGYATILDWSTFDAWAAKLDGAALVAFDTETTSLDPMAARLVGMSFAIVAGEAAYLPLAHRGPDVPNQLPLAEVLARLKPWFESAAHAKLGQNLKYDAHVLANHGIRLAGIAHDTLLQSYVLESDKSHDMDSLAKRHLGLTTIPYTDVCGKGAKQIGFDEVAIDRATEYAAEDADITLRLHRKLWPQLEAVPALAALYRDIELPAMQVLLDMERTGVLIDAFLLAQQSEELGRRLMELEREAHNLAGQPFNLASPKQLGEILFGKLGLPVVKKTATGQPSTDEEVLQQLADDYPLPKLLLEHRGFAKLKSTYADKLPRMVNPKTGRVHTSFSQAVAVTGRLASSDPNLQNIPIRTAEGRRIRAAFIAPRDHLIVSADYSQIELRIMAHLSGDARLLEAFAQGEDVHRATAAEVFGVTPAEVTSEQRRYAKVINFGLIYGMSAHGLAKNLGIDRAAAQGWIDRYFARYPGVAAYMDRVKAEAKERGYVETVFGRRLYLPEIRAQQVGRRQAAERAAINAPMQGTAADLIKKAMIAVHAWLPAAGLKSRLILQVHDELVLEVPRDELERVRAELPAQMCGVADLAVPLLVEVGVGDNWDEAH
- a CDS encoding alanine:cation symporter family protein, whose translation is MCHGVGRHFSIRTRFMQVRGFNAMIRLMFQRKSADAGVSSLRALAMALSCRVGTGSIAGVATAITFGGPGAVFWMWMTAFLGASTAYIESTLAQIHRDGARIHAGRGRVGDARCPRASSRWR
- a CDS encoding carbamoyltransferase family protein produces the protein MALTILGLSGALTHDPSAALYVGGKLVAAAEEERFVRDKHAKNRMPYEAAKFCLDFAGIKPKDVNAVAIPFAPISIMEPARWHYAKRYWYAPDRGLDAILTGNRRFHRYKKRIEWCLAQLGFDVRKTEIVPVEHHLAHASSAYHCSGFTEKTAILGIDGKGEYATTFFGYGENGRIHKIKEFYDPDSLGGLYGAITEYLGFEMLDGEYKVMGMAPYGDPDKYDFSRLAKFENGELVVDTDYANVIGFRRYKENGKGYYFSPKLIDWLGPKRAGDIADEPYIHYAASMQKLFEDLSLKMIDHYLGDILRDTGRLAFAGGGALNVKLNQKIIARPDLRELFVQPASGDSGTAVGAAAYVSVARGVPVEKMEHVYLGPCYTNEDVIAACAKHPAQPAWQKIDDMPARIAQILADGNPVAWFQGRMEFGPRALGGRSILGCPSAAGVADRINEQIKFRERWRPFCPSMLDTVGPQMLQTDHPAPFMTFTFEVAEEWKARVPEVVHEDGTSRAQVLKREYNPRYYELMLELEKLTGNGVVLNTSLNRRGEPMICSPTDALNMFFGSDLQYLIMEDVLVVKNGAALG
- a CDS encoding glycosyltransferase, translating into MQPLAERRILQFCHCHYGPFGDVARQYAVLFKDSPYKVTTVYLTDPPSDEVTALSASDEVIYFDYDGADVRGLKLDAMHRLRGIIARREFALILAHRFKPIHISCWATGLPVIGVHHAFGDYERLTHKLFARWFGKRLGLLGVSDAIRDDIRRGVPSWAPDRIETLHNRIDVDAVRADVLPRDAARELLGLPCDAFVVGNVGRLHPDKDQATLLRGFARALPEMPGDALLAILGKGRLEGDLRRLAAELGIAARVRFLGQVPNARRAFSAFDLFALSSDHEPFGMVLLEAMAARVPVVATDCGGAPEVVGDAGELFPLGDAAALAGLIVKAARRPAAERELFVERGIARLFKHFSDEAARRRFFTLPMVRAVLGEAEWLR
- a CDS encoding DUF6625 family protein, giving the protein MSVQLPSICFVVPYFGRWPFWMPFFVESCRANPTLDWLIFSDCGPIPDCPPNVRVVETAYEDYCARVAHALGIPFAPQNPYKLCDVKPAFGYIHAEELRGYDFWAFGDLDLVWGDLRAYFTAERLASKDLFATHARRVSGHCCLVRNTKDLRELFFRMRDWQRRMSDPTHHALDEGAFSRIFIRYKNLPDRVAHLPRLLNAWYRRAEFVEAFSTPGAKVAWVDGGFDFPQRWFWERGRLSNDRDGDRIFPYLHFVVWKKHAWKSLPVPDSTSLAALAASGRWAVDAGGFHPLGEGAA